TCCACCTGCGTGATATCCCCGGTGACAACGATTTTCGACCCGAAACCCAGACGGGTCAGGAACATCTTCATCTGCTCGCTGGTGGTGTTCTGCGCTTCGTCCAGAATTATGAACGCATCCGAAAGTGTGCGGCCACGCATATACGCCAGCGGGGCAACCTCAATGATGCCGGCGTTCATCAGCTTTGGGATCGACTCGGGATCCATCATGTCGTAGAGCGCGTCGTACAGCGGCCGCAGATAAGGGTCGATCTTCTCGCTCAGCGTGCCGGGCAGGAACCCAAGGCGCTCACCGGCTTCCACCGCGGGGCGGGTGAGGATGATCCTGTTGACCTGTTTCGACTGTAATGCGTTGACCGCCTTGGCCATTGCCAGATACGTCTTACCGGTGCCTGCGGGGCCGACGCCGAAGACGATGGTGTGCGCGTCGATGGCGTCGACATAACGCTTCTGGTTCAACGTCTTCGGGCGGATGGTCTTGCCGCGCCGCGACAGGATGTCGAGGGTCAGTACTTCGGCGGGTGATTCATTGCCGGTTCCAGTGAGCATGGCGACGCTGTGCCTGACGGCATCGGCGGTGAGCCGCTGTCCGCTGGCGACGATCGCGACGAGCTCGGAAATCACCCGCTCGGCCAGCGCCACATCGGCGGGCTCACCGGACAGGGTCAGCGCGTTACCGCGGACATGGATGTCGGCAGCGAGGATGCGTTCGAGTGCGCGCAGGTTTTCGTCGGCGGATCCAAGCAGGCCCACGACGAGGTCGGGCGGAACATCGATGCTGCTGCGAACGGTCGCGTCGGAGTCAGCGTTCGTTTCGCTGGGCGTCACGTGCGGTTTTCTGCCTGCTTCCTGGTTTCGCCTGCTTGTTTGCCTGGGAGTACCCAGTTTACCGCCGGGTACCGATGCAACCCAATGGTTAGGCCGCGGGCCGGCTCATGACCAGCGCCGGGTGAGCACACCGAGAGCCCCCAGCGCGACCGCCGCCGCCGACGACGTACGCAACACCGTTGGCCCGAGCCGCACGACCGTGGCCCCCGCCCCGGACAGGGCGGCGATCTCCTCGTCGTCGATGCCCCCCTCCGGGCCGACGAGCAGCAGCAGCGTCTCGGCATCGGCGACGGGCACCTCGGTGATCGGCTGCGTCGCGGATTCGTGGAGGACGAGCACCGGCGTGGTCGCCATGTCGCGCACTCGCTCCACCAGCTCCTTAGTCGA
The sequence above is drawn from the Mycobacterium gallinarum genome and encodes:
- a CDS encoding PhoH family protein → MTPSETNADSDATVRSSIDVPPDLVVGLLGSADENLRALERILAADIHVRGNALTLSGEPADVALAERVISELVAIVASGQRLTADAVRHSVAMLTGTGNESPAEVLTLDILSRRGKTIRPKTLNQKRYVDAIDAHTIVFGVGPAGTGKTYLAMAKAVNALQSKQVNRIILTRPAVEAGERLGFLPGTLSEKIDPYLRPLYDALYDMMDPESIPKLMNAGIIEVAPLAYMRGRTLSDAFIILDEAQNTTSEQMKMFLTRLGFGSKIVVTGDITQVDLPGGASSGLRTAMRILDGVDDIHFAELTSADVVRHRLVADIVDAYAKSEEPDLMNRAQRRASGSRPRR